The following coding sequences lie in one Thalassoglobus polymorphus genomic window:
- the dprA gene encoding DNA-processing protein DprA: protein MSVNMDPETLAAVQLNLTPGLGPRLQTLLLDRFGSAQAIFAASGQDLLAVQGIGPKVSAAISSRRNLEEAQQECAKANEHGISILPKNSSHYPRMLTETCDTPPVLYVNGTLIESDTLAVAIVGSRHCTHYGRTQATILAGALARAGIVVVSGLARGIDAAAHRGALDAGGRTIAVCAPGLLKMYPPEHKDLAREIINQGALVSESPLERGPQKGLFPQRNRIIAGLSLGTIIVEAGLRSGSLHTARHSIEQGREVFAVPGRIDSAASEGTHNLIRDGAQLIRNASDVIEALGPLVKPVQSTPETTVHTPRELNLNEQERLVLNLIDASPTPIDQVLVNADMPPSRVLSTLTVLEMKRLVRRLPGSCIERTHG, encoded by the coding sequence ATGTCGGTCAACATGGATCCTGAAACTCTCGCCGCTGTCCAGCTCAACCTCACCCCAGGACTTGGACCAAGATTACAAACATTACTGCTTGACCGATTCGGATCAGCTCAAGCCATCTTTGCTGCCTCTGGACAAGATTTACTCGCTGTTCAAGGGATCGGCCCAAAGGTCTCTGCCGCGATTTCTTCTCGACGTAATCTCGAAGAAGCTCAGCAGGAATGCGCGAAAGCCAACGAACATGGCATCTCAATCCTTCCCAAAAACTCGTCACACTACCCTCGCATGCTTACTGAAACATGTGACACTCCACCAGTGTTGTACGTAAACGGCACGCTCATCGAATCCGATACTCTCGCAGTGGCGATTGTCGGTTCACGACACTGCACGCACTACGGCCGAACACAGGCAACGATACTCGCCGGAGCTCTCGCGCGAGCAGGCATCGTCGTTGTGAGTGGTTTGGCACGAGGAATCGATGCGGCAGCCCATCGCGGAGCTTTAGACGCCGGTGGCAGAACAATCGCAGTCTGTGCTCCCGGACTTCTGAAAATGTACCCACCAGAACACAAAGACTTAGCTCGCGAAATCATCAATCAAGGAGCACTCGTTTCTGAATCTCCTCTCGAACGCGGACCGCAGAAAGGGCTGTTCCCTCAGCGAAATCGTATCATCGCGGGGTTGTCGTTAGGAACCATTATCGTAGAAGCGGGGCTGCGCAGTGGATCGCTGCATACGGCGAGACATTCCATTGAACAGGGTCGAGAGGTCTTCGCAGTGCCCGGTCGCATCGACAGTGCAGCCAGCGAAGGCACACACAACCTGATCCGCGACGGAGCCCAGCTGATCCGAAACGCCAGCGATGTCATCGAGGCACTTGGCCCACTCGTCAAACCAGTGCAATCAACCCCGGAAACAACGGTTCATACTCCGCGAGAATTGAACCTCAATGAACAGGAGCGATTGGTACTGAACTTAATCGACGCCTCCCCCACCCCAATCGACCAGGTCCTCGTGAATGCTGATATGCCGCCATCGCGTGTTCTGTCCACATTAACCGTTCTGGAAATGAAACGCCTTGTTCGTCGTCTCCCGGGAAGCTGCATCGAAAGAACCCATGGGTAA
- the truB gene encoding tRNA pseudouridine(55) synthase TruB: MFGILNLNKPAGWTSRDVVNRVSRIVGRKVKCGHAGTLDPLATGVLLVCIGKATKLVPYIHEFPKSYDGSFHLGKKSETDDLEGTLESVPIPEDLTEETIKSLLPEFLGEIEQVPPVYSAVWVKGERAYDLARRGETVELSARKVNIDRLELSEFDNHSMTLSMTCGTGTYVRSLGRDIARKAGTEAVMSSLTRTSIGPFTLEDSIPVDELDLERIQQEHQSPLILFEAFPKYTANAEETQLIRHGREVSIRPECLSLNAATDADADADADADAEKIIVIDEQGRLVAITENRKMLLAPQMVFPSSE; the protein is encoded by the coding sequence ATGTTTGGAATTTTGAATCTTAACAAGCCCGCGGGGTGGACCTCGCGAGATGTCGTTAATCGTGTGAGCCGGATCGTCGGACGCAAAGTGAAATGTGGCCACGCGGGAACTCTCGACCCTTTGGCAACGGGCGTTTTACTGGTTTGTATCGGCAAGGCGACCAAGCTCGTCCCGTACATTCACGAGTTCCCAAAGTCGTATGATGGAAGCTTCCACCTCGGAAAAAAAAGTGAAACGGACGACCTCGAAGGAACACTCGAATCGGTCCCGATTCCCGAAGACCTCACCGAGGAGACAATCAAAAGCTTGCTTCCCGAGTTTCTTGGCGAAATTGAACAGGTCCCCCCTGTCTATTCCGCAGTTTGGGTCAAAGGGGAACGAGCATACGACCTTGCGCGCCGAGGAGAAACTGTTGAGCTCTCTGCCCGGAAAGTGAACATCGACCGTCTTGAGCTCTCCGAGTTTGACAACCATTCGATGACTCTCTCCATGACCTGTGGAACCGGGACCTATGTCCGCTCACTCGGTCGCGACATCGCCCGCAAAGCCGGAACGGAAGCGGTGATGTCGAGTTTGACACGAACATCGATCGGCCCCTTTACTCTCGAAGATTCCATCCCGGTCGATGAACTGGATCTAGAACGAATCCAGCAAGAACATCAGTCTCCACTGATTCTCTTCGAGGCGTTCCCAAAGTACACCGCGAACGCCGAAGAAACCCAACTGATTCGCCACGGTCGGGAAGTTTCGATTCGCCCTGAATGTCTCAGTCTGAACGCTGCCACTGATGCTGATGCTGATGCTGATGCTGATGCTGATGCTGAGAAGATAATCGTGATTGACGAACAGGGACGACTCGTCGCCATTACCGAAAATCGCAAGATGCTGCTCGCCCCACAAATGGTCTTCCCCTCGTCTGAATAA
- the sppA gene encoding signal peptide peptidase SppA, with protein sequence MNQTVLHKGEKGTPTIIIQQPGRRLLLMFLLFALAFSLMLNLGLLASVGDLTSDTNTPNEKFHSGDTLADAKIARIEANFMIMNPYTNRIIKAIKKATKDDAVKGVLLVIDSPGGLVSDSHEIYHQIKKLSEKKPVFVQMKGIAASGGYYIAMGAGPDAPVYVEPTTWTGSIGVIVPRYNVTELADKIGVKADSLATGPLKDTLNPLKEMSAREREVWDAIIQDSFDRFLSVIAENRSNLSLEQVRELATGQVYTANQAIKNGLADEISFEEDSLTKLQEKLGLKTAKVIDYTYPLSFTESLLSVTARQPEINIDPFSKILEASTPRAMYLFGSQHGLKSNSY encoded by the coding sequence ATGAACCAAACAGTCCTCCACAAAGGCGAAAAAGGCACTCCGACGATCATCATTCAGCAACCAGGACGCCGTTTGCTATTGATGTTCCTTCTTTTTGCCCTCGCTTTTTCCCTGATGCTCAACCTGGGATTACTTGCCAGCGTGGGGGATTTGACGAGCGATACCAACACTCCGAATGAAAAGTTCCATTCCGGCGATACCCTCGCAGATGCGAAAATTGCTCGTATCGAGGCAAACTTCATGATCATGAATCCGTACACGAATCGGATCATCAAAGCGATCAAGAAGGCAACGAAAGACGATGCAGTCAAAGGGGTGCTGTTGGTCATCGACAGCCCGGGGGGGCTCGTTTCAGACAGCCATGAGATCTACCACCAGATCAAAAAGCTTTCTGAAAAGAAGCCTGTGTTCGTCCAAATGAAGGGGATTGCCGCTTCGGGAGGCTATTACATCGCGATGGGTGCCGGACCGGATGCCCCCGTTTATGTCGAACCGACAACATGGACCGGATCAATCGGCGTGATTGTTCCACGCTACAACGTCACTGAACTGGCTGACAAAATCGGAGTGAAAGCAGACTCTCTGGCAACTGGACCGCTCAAAGATACGCTGAACCCACTGAAGGAAATGTCCGCACGCGAACGAGAAGTTTGGGATGCGATCATTCAAGATTCCTTCGATCGTTTCCTCTCTGTGATCGCTGAAAACCGCTCAAACCTGAGCCTCGAACAAGTCCGCGAACTGGCAACCGGGCAAGTTTACACTGCCAATCAGGCCATCAAGAACGGACTGGCCGATGAGATTTCGTTCGAAGAAGATTCGCTCACCAAGCTCCAGGAAAAGCTCGGTCTCAAAACCGCCAAGGTCATCGATTACACTTATCCACTTTCTTTCACGGAAAGCTTGCTCAGCGTGACCGCTCGGCAACCGGAAATCAACATCGACCCCTTCAGTAAAATCCTGGAAGCGAGCACTCCACGAGCGATGTACCTGTTCGGCTCTCAACATGGCCTGAAGTCCAACTCTTATTAG